The genomic window CCATCCCATCTATGACATACTATATTGCCATCATGCTGAAATTTAACGGTTGCACTACTAAAGTAATTTTCGTTTGCTGCCCATAAAACAGTTGAACCATTAGTTAGTACTAGATTTCCGTCAAGTTGATAGTAAAGTGAATAAACTGAATTGAGAGATTTAGCTATAAGCGTTCCTTTATTATAAGTTCCTAACGCGGCTTCTTGGTGCAGGCCTGGAAGATACGGTGATTGATTTATGTAAGAAGTCTTACCGCTAACTATTGAAGAACTATTTAATTCAAGTTCGGTTCCTACTGGATAATAGCTTTCGCTTTGTTTCTCTGTCTCATTAGTGAGTTGTGTTTCAGCTTGGTCTTTTTTACAAGATAAAAATACCGACATTAAAAGGGCGATTTTTAGAATTTGTTTTTTCATTTTTTTGAGTTAATTTCTAGTAAGATAAATAAATATTACAGGTATTGCAATGAAAAGATCAGTTATCTCATTTCGCCACGTTGTGAATGTGATGAATTCTATTTTAAAGCTTTCTTGTAGGCCTCTAATACTCTCTTCCTCGCAAATTCGTGGTTTACTATTGGCATTGGGGCAATTGCCTTTTTATATTCAGGTACCCATTTAAATACATATTCCATTTTAGGATCGAATTTCTTGAGTTGCAGCTCTGGGTTAAATACCCTGAAATAAGGAGCTGCATCGTTGCCGCTTCCGCAGGCCCACTGCCAACCACCAACGTTACTTGCCTGCTCGTAATCAAGCAGCTTTTCGGCAAAGTAAGCTTCGCCCCAGCGCCAGTCAATTAGCAGATGCTTACACAAGAAACTTGCTACTACCATACGCACGCGATTGTGCATAAAACCCGTTTCATTTAATTGTCTCATTCCAGCATCTACCAAAGGATAACCGGTTTCGCCTTTACACCAAAGTTCAAATTCTTTCTCGTTGTTACGCCATTTGATTTGATTGTAAGCAGGTTTAAAAGCACCCTTTACAGTATGTGGGAAATGCCATAAAATCATCATGTAAAACTCTCGCCAAGCCAATTCCGAAACCCATTTATCAGCCTTTTGCGCTAAAGCCTCGCTAGCTACTTTTCTAATACTCACGGTTCCGAAACGTAAATGTAGGCCCAAATGGGTGGTGGCATTTTTAGCGGGGAAATCTCTATCTTTGTCATAGCCCTTTAGCTTTTCTGCAAAGTTTATCGAAGGAAATTTAACGTCGCTTTTTTTAAAGCCAATATCCTTTAAGGAAGGGAATGGAAAAGAAGCTGCTTGATAAAGATTTTTGAAATACTTCTCTGTAGGATACGATTTTAAATAAAACTCATTCAGTTTCGCCTGCCACTGCTTATAGTAAGGTGTAAAAACCGTGTAAGGCGTTCCATCGGCTTTTTTTACCTCATCTTTTTCAAAAATTACTTGGTCTTTAAAAGTATGAAATGCGATATTGTTTTGCTTTAGTAAAGCTTCAATTTCTTCATCTCGCTTTTTGGCATAAGGCTCATAATCGTGGTTAGTGAAAACTTCGTCTACAGTAAAATCTTTAACAATTTCTTTCCAAGCATTTTCTGGATGATCGTATTTTACCAATAAGGAAGAGCCTTTTTCTTTAAGCTGCTCATCTATTTTAGCGAGTTGCTGATGAATAAAATCTACCCTGGCATCAACTTTACTTTTGAGCTTATCTAAAATGTTTTTATCAAAAATAAAAATCACTAAGACTGGGTTTTTGGATTTTAACGCATAATAAAATGCAGCATTATCGTCTAGTCTTAAATCTCTTCTCAACCAGCAAATATTAATTGCAGGCTTATTATTTTTTTCGCTCATATATTGCTTTTAGCGTTTCTTCAAGGTTCAAATATGCAAATTGGAAACCTGTATTCAATATTTTTTGTGAAGAAGTGTTGGTGCTAATTAAAGGTAGTATGCTCATTTCGCCCAAAATTATTTTCAGCATAAATTTAGGCACATTAATTGGCCAAATGGGGCGATGCAGCACTTTGCCGAGTGTTTTGGTAAAGGTTTGGTTAGTTACTGGCGAAGGTGCCGCTGCGTTATAGGCATCGAACATATTTTGGTCTTCCACAGCTTTTACGAAAATATTTACCAAATCATCCAGATGTATCCAAGGCATCCATTGTTTGCCAGAGCCTAAAGCGGTACCGGCAAAAAGTTTTACTGGTTTTTCCATCGTAGGCAGCGCCCCGCCTTTTTCGCTCAGTACAATGCCAATTCTGATTTTTACCACTCTAATGCCTAGTGCAATTCCTTGGTCAGCGGCTTTTTCCCAAGCCAAACAACAATCGGCCATAAAGCCAATTCCGGGCAAGCTTTCTTCGTTTAAAATTTCGTCAGCTCGGTCGCCATAAATACCTACAGCCGATGCCGATATGTAGCTTTCTATAGTAGCATTGGTTGCTGCAACGGCTTTAAAAATTAGCTCGGCTGCTTTTACTCGGCTATCAATAATTTGCTGTTTGCGTTCTTGGGTCCAAGGTTTATCGGCTATGCCTTCTCCCGTTAAATTAATGATGGTATCAATTCCATTAAAGGCATTGTAATCTATGGTTTGTTGGTAAACATCCCAAGTAAAAACCTTCACATCTTTTCTAGTGCTAGGTTTTCTTGCCAAAATGGAAACCTGATATCCGTTAGCCAATAATTTTGAAACAAGTTGTTGGCCAACTAAGCCGGTAGCGCCCGCAATAAGAATATTTTTTGCCATAATAACTAAACCCTAAAGTTAAGATTTAGTTTGTTAAAGCTTTTGTTATCCTACTTTTTTACATACTTCTTAAAAAAATCGATAATAGGCTGGTTAGCATTTCTCGGATATTCGTGACCACCCGCATGAATAAATAATTGAAAGTCGTTGCCATTTTTGCCTGTGTAGGCTGTAATATTGCTGTCTAGTTTTGTGCCTTCTTGCGAGCATCCATTGATGCGTAAAATTTTGTTGTAAGTAATTTTCTGCCAATTAGGTTTTACCAAGGGATCGTTTTCGCCCATCAAATGAAAACCAGATTTAGGAGTATTTAATTTTGGCACGAGTTTTCCACCAGCGGTAGCTGTTGGCGCAAAGGCAGCAAACTCATTGGCTCTGGTAGCCCATAGTAGGTAGGTAAAACCACCTCCGTTAGAGTGGCCGGTAGCGTAAATACGGCTGTCATCTATTTTGTAGTCTTTGCGAAGTGTTTTTAGCATGGCGTCAAAAAACTGAAGATCTCTGTTGTTTTCGGTAACGTCGTTCATTACCCATCCACTCTTTTTCCCCTCTGGGTCGGTTAGCATCCCTTTGGTATTTAATCCCTGTGGGCAAATGAAAATTGCTTCTGGCCAAAGTTTTTCGAAACCTCTTGTTCTGTACATATTAAGCATAGTGCCCCCATGCCCATGAAAGGCAAAAATGATTGGAGTAGGCTTAGTTTTAGCAGTAGCTGGAATGTAAATAAGTGCTTTCCTGTTCTCGCGATTAATCATCCATTCTAAAGTTTTAGGTAAATCTTGCGCTAAAGCTTTGCTAAATGAAATGAACATTAGCAATGTCCAAAATGTAGCTTTTAAAGTGTGGTTGGTTTTCATGATTTTATAGAGTTTAAATTTTGGATAAAGTTTAAATGGATAAAGTAAAAAACTTAGATTGGATGTTGAAAATGACCGTTTTTGCTAAACAATACCCAATAAAAAGCGTTAGTTTTATAAGCATTTCAAAAATTATGGAGAAAGTATTAATTACCCGTCAAATTAGTGACGATGCTTTGGCATTGATAAAAAATTCTGGTTACGAAGTAACGGTTTATACCGAACTTAAAAACATATCTCAAGACGAGTTAATTAAAATGTGTAGGGGCCATGTAGGTTTATTAAGCGTTGGTCCTAATAAAATTGATGAGCGTTTTTTAAGCGCATGCCCGCAATTAAAAGCTATTGCTTTAATGAGTGTTGGTTTCGACAAAGTGGACTTGGCGGCTGCAAATAAACACCGAATGCCGATTAGCAATACGCCAGACGTGCTGAGCGAAGCTACTGCGGATATCGCTTTCTTGTTGATGCTATCGGTAGCGAGGAAAGCTTTTTATATGCACAAAACTATTGAATGGGGAGAATGGGGTTTTTTTGATCCGATGCAAAATTTGGGGCGAGATTTATATGGAAAAACTTTGGGTGTTTTTGGCTTGGGACGTATTGGTTTAGAAATGGCAAAAAAGGCAAAGGCCGCCTATGGGATGAACATCATTTACCATAATAGGAGTAAAAACGAGCAGGCAGAGCAATTGATTGGAGCTAAATACCTGTCGTTCGACGAGCTTTTGCAGCAAAGCGATGTGTTAAGTGTTCATGTGAATTTAACAGCAGAAACTAAAGGGCTTTTTGATAAAAATACTTTTAAAAAAATGAAGCCGAATGCGATTTTTATTAATACCGCTAGAGGCGCAATACACAACGAAGAAGATTTGCTGGCTGCTTTACAGAATGGTATCATTTGGGGCGCAGGTTTGGACGTAACCAATCCCGAACCAATGGATAAAAACAATCCGTTGCTAAACATGGAAAACGTTTGTGTACTGCCGCATATCGGCTCTGCCACTAAAGAAACTAGAGAAAAAATGGCCATGATGGCTGCAGAAAACATGGTGGCAGCATTACAAGGCAAACGTATGCCACAGGTAATTAATTCAGAAGTTTATGGAGCCTAAATTTAGCCGTAGCTGCAAAAATGATCTAATGTTATCATATATCTGTGCATCTGTGCCTAAAATGTTAGCATTTGTTAAAATTTAGAAATGCTATCTATAAAAATTCTATTTTTATTTCATGATAGTTTCTATAAGGAATGAGCATCTAGCGGTAGAGTTTTCTACAAAAGGGGCTGAGCTAAGAAGTATTGTGGGCATAGATAGCTCCATTAATTACATGTGGCATGGCGATGCGCAATTCTGGGGCAAATTTAGTCCGGTACTATTTCCAATTGTTGGTGCCCTTAAAGAAAATACTTACGAATATCAAGGGCAGAGATATACATTGCCACGTCATGGATTTGCCCGTGATATGGAGTTTGAACATGAATTTAGTGGTTCTACAGCGATAGCATTCAAGCTCAAACATACCGAAGAAACATTAAAAATCTATCCTTTCGAATTTGAATTAACGTTACGCTATCGTTTGCGGGGAGCTAGTTTGCAATGTACCTATCAGGTGGTTAATCTCGGTAGCCAAACCATGCTATTCTCTATCGGTGGGCATCCCGCATTTGCGGCGCCTTTAAATAACGAGGGTGTTTATACCGATTATTATCTGCAATTTAATAACGATGACGAACTTACCTTTAATCATATTGAGGATAACCTGATTTCTGATGAAACTACCACTATAGCATTAAATGATAAAATTTTGCCTTTAAAGCACGAGCTTTTTTATGGGGATGCCTTGGCGTTTAAAAACCTAAAAAGTAACCATATCCGTTTACTAAATACTAAAAATTATAAGGGGCTTAATTTTCATTTCGAGGGTTTCCCTTGCTTTGGTGTTTGGGCTGCCATAGATGCAGATTTTGTTTGCTTAGAGCCTTGGTGTGGCATAGCCGATGGGGTTAGCCACAACCAGCAATTAGAAGAAAAAGAAGGTATGCAACGGCTTGCCGCCAAAGAAACTTGGGAGAGAAGTTGGGAAGTTTCTTGTTTTTAGCCTTTAAGGCATTTTTAAATTTACCTATTAAGCTGCGCTGTTATTTTTGTTTTTAAAAGGCAATTTTTTTGATGACCATTATTTTTGTTGTGAAATATTTTTCCCGTTTTGGGTAATATTCTCTATTGTTTTAAATGGGTTTACTCTAATTTAGAATACAAATATAGGTTTTAAGGTAGTTAGGGCGTGTTTGCTCATTGTGGCTTATGTTTTGAGTTTTCATGTGTACAATGAAAACATCTTTACTACTTCTATTAGCTCTATCTTCACTGGTTTCACTTATCAGTGTGTCGTCTTCAAAAGCACAAAGTACTAATTACTACTACAACAATTTTGATAACAATTCAATAGGGAGTGGTATCATAAAAACCAGCGCCGGTGATGAGTCTTTGCAGGTTTCAAATGTAAATCCACTTGTTGGCTCGCATTCTATGGCAAGTACAGGTCTTGGCAATGCTGCAACCTATAAATTTTCATTCATACCTAGCGGTACGAGCTTAAACAACACACAAGCAAATAACAATGGTTGGGAGTGGACAATGATCTACAGGAACAATGGTGGAAATACAGGTGACCCAACCACCATTGACAACAATGAAAATGCTTGGAGATATTGGTTGTATGCCAATAATACAGATGTTACGAATTTACAAGGCTATTATTTGTCTCAGGTAGGTTCGTCTCTAAATATTTATATGAGGGTTAATGGAAACGATACAAGGTTAATATTATCTTATGATTTAACCAATATTGGTGGAAACAATACTACTTACGCTATTAGGGTGCAGCGCATTAATGTTAATGGTTATACCTTTAGGTTGTTTGTGGATCCTTACAATGCTGCAACTACACAAGCAACAACCCTTAGAGCAGAGTTGCTAAATAGTGGTGATAATAATATGTTTAACACTTATAATTACTCTGGTTTACAGTTAGCGTCAAATAGTGTAGGTAGGTTTAAATTTGATGAGCTTAAAATGTACGCTAGAAAAATACAAATTATCGGTGCGAATGGAACTGAAAACGGTATATCTAGTCCTCTGTACGATGGGCAAAAGGATGCTGTAATTTACGGGCTTAAATTTAAAACCCGTGGTCTTTTTGCCGATGTTTATAGAGTTGCATTTGAAATAGAACAAACGGGTTATTACAGTTTTGCTGATATCTTGGAAAACGCAAGGTTGTTTAGGTCGGTAAATGATTACTTTGGCGATGCAGATGATGTGCTGATCAATCAATCTAAATGGGGAGGTGCATTTACGCCTACCATTGGTTATAGAGTTTTAGAGGCTAGTGATTTTAAAGCGCAAACGTTTGCTTCTCTTGGAAGTAGTGATGGGTCTTTGATAGAGGTAGGAAGTTTATTTTTTAAAGTTGATGTTAAGGGCGACGCCTCAACTCGAGGAACATTTACTATCAAATCTCCTAATTATATCGGCGATAATTCTGCAAACTTAAATTATACTACGCAAGGCGATGTCGTTACTGGGGCTAATCCAACTCCTCCAACAACTTCGGTAAAAGTTTTTGACTGGGTAGGCACTACGCCAGTTTGGAGCGCTGCTAGTAATTGGCGCTATCCAAATAACACTGAGCCAAGCACGGCTCCGGGGCCAAATGATCTGGTAAGAATTGGTGTAAATAAGACGTTTTCTAAAGAGCCAATTATTAATGCAAGCACTACAATAGGAAATTTGATTATTGCAGGTACTACAGCTTCGTTGCCTAGTATTAAAATTAATGGAACAAATACATTAACTGTTTCTGGCTCGTTTACCAATCAAACGGCTTCTGCCATATTGGGCTCGGGTAGCTTAACGGTGCAAGGCAATTGGACCACCTCTGGCGGTAAAATAGATTTAACAACAGAGAGCGTTACCGTTAAATTCACTGGGTCAAACGCACAAGCCATAACAGACCAAGGTTCTGATGCTGGAAATGGTGTGATGTTTGGCAACGTTGAGTTTTCTGGTGGTGGCACTAAAACATTGGGCGGCTCTGGCAAGTTTGCAGTGGCTATTGGCAAGTTTCTTACCATGGGGCCTAGCACCATATTAGATGCTGCTGGTAAACTAACTTTAAAAGCTGGCGTCTCAGGAACGGCTTCTGTAGGTGTTATACCTGCTAATTCATCAATACGTGGCCAAGTTACGGTAGAGAAATACGTTCAAGGTGGCTCTAAAGATATGTGGAGGACTTATCGCATGTGGTCTTCTCCAGTATATGATAATACAGCCAATTTTACAAATGCAAATACAGTAAGCAACAGAACCTACAACTTTACCCAGTTTATTGATGATGTAATTATCACGGGAACTGGTGGTGCAGCAAATGGATTTGACGTAAACTTAACCAATAATGCTAGTGCTTGGACATATAACAATGGTTTTATAGCTATCCCTAATATCAATACCTCAATAAATATTGGTCGTGGAGCGTATTTGTATTATCGTGGCAACAGAAATAATTACGAGCAAAAGATCAATGCACCTTATATCGATGCAGAATCCATGATCATTACTTTTAAGGGGACTTTAAACCAGCAAAGCGTTACAGTGCCATTGGTTCATGGCAGTACAGGTTTTAGCATGTTGGGCAATCCCTATGCTGCTACAATAGATTGGAATGCTGTTACTAAAAGTGCCAACATAGATAAAGTAATGCGTATGTGGAATCCTGCGTTTAGGCAATATGCAACGTTCAATGGTGAGTTTGGTGTAAATGGCGGTTCTAACTATATTGGTCCTGGGCAAGCGTTTTTTGTTACCACAAAAGATAATGCCTCGCCATACGTAACTTTTAATGAAAATTCCAAAGTGACCGTAGCATCGGCTCCACAAACGCCGGTATATAATGTAGTAATGAATGTTGGAGAAAAAAGGTTAAGCAGTAACAATGCGGTTATGGCGGTTAATGGAGGTGTGAAGCAACTAGCTTCTACCAAAATTAGAGTAAAGCTTTTAAAGCCAAACGCAGAAAATGCAGATGAGACACTTATTGTATTGAGAGAAAATGAGAAGTCTGACTATGCAGATAGTGACGTGCCTAGAACTGGTGGCGAAACGGTATTCTTGTCAAGTTTGTCTACTGATGCGAAAGAATTGGCTATCAATTATATGCCTGAAATTTCTGCGGTTTCTAGCATTCCCCTGTCGGTAAATGCGTCAAGTAATGGGAACTATTTGCTAGAAATTGAGTTAACTGACTTGCCGCTAGGTTACAGTGTGCAATTAAAAGACAAATATTTAGGCAGCCTCACAGGTTTGGTTGCTAACGGTAATAGTTATAGCTTAACTATAGACAAGGCTAAAGCTACTAGCTTTGGTGCTAATAGGTTCGAACTATTGATTGCCCCACCAACGAGCCTGCCTGTGGTATTTAAAGAATTTAAAGGTAGTGCTGTAAATGAAGGT from Pedobacter sp. SL55 includes these protein-coding regions:
- a CDS encoding cryptochrome/photolyase family protein, which encodes MSEKNNKPAINICWLRRDLRLDDNAAFYYALKSKNPVLVIFIFDKNILDKLKSKVDARVDFIHQQLAKIDEQLKEKGSSLLVKYDHPENAWKEIVKDFTVDEVFTNHDYEPYAKKRDEEIEALLKQNNIAFHTFKDQVIFEKDEVKKADGTPYTVFTPYYKQWQAKLNEFYLKSYPTEKYFKNLYQAASFPFPSLKDIGFKKSDVKFPSINFAEKLKGYDKDRDFPAKNATTHLGLHLRFGTVSIRKVASEALAQKADKWVSELAWREFYMMILWHFPHTVKGAFKPAYNQIKWRNNEKEFELWCKGETGYPLVDAGMRQLNETGFMHNRVRMVVASFLCKHLLIDWRWGEAYFAEKLLDYEQASNVGGWQWACGSGNDAAPYFRVFNPELQLKKFDPKMEYVFKWVPEYKKAIAPMPIVNHEFARKRVLEAYKKALK
- a CDS encoding TIGR01777 family oxidoreductase, which translates into the protein MAKNILIAGATGLVGQQLVSKLLANGYQVSILARKPSTRKDVKVFTWDVYQQTIDYNAFNGIDTIINLTGEGIADKPWTQERKQQIIDSRVKAAELIFKAVAATNATIESYISASAVGIYGDRADEILNEESLPGIGFMADCCLAWEKAADQGIALGIRVVKIRIGIVLSEKGGALPTMEKPVKLFAGTALGSGKQWMPWIHLDDLVNIFVKAVEDQNMFDAYNAAAPSPVTNQTFTKTLGKVLHRPIWPINVPKFMLKIILGEMSILPLISTNTSSQKILNTGFQFAYLNLEETLKAIYERKK
- a CDS encoding alpha/beta hydrolase family esterase, with product MKTNHTLKATFWTLLMFISFSKALAQDLPKTLEWMINRENRKALIYIPATAKTKPTPIIFAFHGHGGTMLNMYRTRGFEKLWPEAIFICPQGLNTKGMLTDPEGKKSGWVMNDVTENNRDLQFFDAMLKTLRKDYKIDDSRIYATGHSNGGGFTYLLWATRANEFAAFAPTATAGGKLVPKLNTPKSGFHLMGENDPLVKPNWQKITYNKILRINGCSQEGTKLDSNITAYTGKNGNDFQLFIHAGGHEYPRNANQPIIDFFKKYVKK
- a CDS encoding 2-hydroxyacid dehydrogenase, with the protein product MDKVKNLDWMLKMTVFAKQYPIKSVSFISISKIMEKVLITRQISDDALALIKNSGYEVTVYTELKNISQDELIKMCRGHVGLLSVGPNKIDERFLSACPQLKAIALMSVGFDKVDLAAANKHRMPISNTPDVLSEATADIAFLLMLSVARKAFYMHKTIEWGEWGFFDPMQNLGRDLYGKTLGVFGLGRIGLEMAKKAKAAYGMNIIYHNRSKNEQAEQLIGAKYLSFDELLQQSDVLSVHVNLTAETKGLFDKNTFKKMKPNAIFINTARGAIHNEEDLLAALQNGIIWGAGLDVTNPEPMDKNNPLLNMENVCVLPHIGSATKETREKMAMMAAENMVAALQGKRMPQVINSEVYGA
- a CDS encoding aldose 1-epimerase family protein, yielding MIVSIRNEHLAVEFSTKGAELRSIVGIDSSINYMWHGDAQFWGKFSPVLFPIVGALKENTYEYQGQRYTLPRHGFARDMEFEHEFSGSTAIAFKLKHTEETLKIYPFEFELTLRYRLRGASLQCTYQVVNLGSQTMLFSIGGHPAFAAPLNNEGVYTDYYLQFNNDDELTFNHIEDNLISDETTTIALNDKILPLKHELFYGDALAFKNLKSNHIRLLNTKNYKGLNFHFEGFPCFGVWAAIDADFVCLEPWCGIADGVSHNQQLEEKEGMQRLAAKETWERSWEVSCF